A window of Tautonia plasticadhaerens contains these coding sequences:
- a CDS encoding FG-GAP repeat domain-containing protein: protein MRRVPALCCLAVTCAALVGPARGQGGEDRLAEYYGFLPLEIYKLGDRISGLLIADLDGDGRGDLAVADNARSRIDLLLTTEGPSDEEGTFGFGPNRLPSASRMRIKTIAVNKEIVSLQAGDLDDDGKTDLAFYGKPAEVVVLYNEGGGRFGRPRTITTGSASDSGSALAVGDLDRDGRDDLALMSSQEIVTVLQQEDGTLGRPERLPHTAPRPGVLKVVDLDGDGGNDLAILSGGDDYPIRVRFSRPGGRLGPEERFEIGDARAVAYGDVDGAPGAEVLTIESQTGRAVVHALRRGPAPGEEREGRLIVHPLPPGSTRNRALAVGDLDGDGRPDVVATDPSNAQVFVVLQDDAESGLGALTTYPGLVGGSALRLADLDGDGRDELVVLSEQEKQIGLSRLEGGRLGFPRALPITGGDPIGLATADLEGDGSVEVLYVAREKVEGKDSFTLRGLKRSESGEFAPLRWGQVDAVAIEGLTGPPEDVKILDVNRDGQLDVLVFDPYAPPALLIGRGGGEPPARSASRPGPLAGLDPSGLTVSKLDDEEEILVAQGTFARSIALDASGQWEVRDQFNAGRTTAQLQAAAAIDLDGDGNREVALLDRTSKALLILEKPEDGGSYRTVGTLPVGSLEFLGMHVGDFDGDGKDDLLLAGADKFGVVLTSGDGRRLERLAGFATDRADGRLADLIVGDLNADGLADVVLTDTIEHYLDIVPFVDGELRPGLSFQVFEQKSFNNLDDLIEPREMALGDVDGDGRTDLALIVHDRILVYRQDTGPAPEAEVAGEDTGAEETPAASGPGGGGR from the coding sequence ATGCGACGAGTGCCCGCCCTGTGCTGCCTGGCCGTGACCTGTGCCGCCCTCGTGGGGCCCGCCCGGGGCCAGGGGGGGGAGGACCGGCTGGCCGAGTACTACGGGTTCCTGCCGCTGGAGATCTACAAGCTCGGCGACCGGATCAGCGGCCTCCTGATCGCGGACCTCGACGGCGACGGCCGGGGGGACCTCGCCGTGGCCGACAACGCCCGCAGCCGGATCGACCTGCTGCTGACCACCGAGGGGCCCTCCGACGAGGAGGGCACCTTCGGCTTCGGCCCCAACCGGCTGCCCAGCGCCTCGCGGATGCGGATCAAGACGATCGCGGTGAACAAGGAGATCGTCAGCCTCCAGGCCGGCGACCTCGACGACGACGGCAAGACGGACCTGGCCTTCTATGGCAAGCCGGCCGAGGTGGTCGTCCTCTACAACGAGGGGGGCGGGCGGTTCGGCCGCCCCCGGACGATCACCACGGGGTCGGCCTCCGACAGCGGCTCGGCGTTGGCCGTCGGCGACCTGGACCGGGACGGCCGGGACGACCTGGCGCTGATGTCGTCGCAGGAGATCGTCACGGTGCTGCAGCAGGAGGACGGCACGCTCGGCCGCCCCGAACGGCTGCCGCACACGGCGCCGAGGCCGGGGGTGCTGAAGGTCGTCGACCTCGACGGCGACGGCGGCAACGACCTGGCGATCCTTTCCGGGGGGGACGACTACCCGATCCGGGTCCGCTTCTCCCGGCCCGGCGGCCGGCTCGGGCCGGAGGAGCGGTTCGAGATCGGCGACGCCCGGGCGGTGGCCTACGGGGACGTGGACGGCGCGCCGGGGGCGGAGGTCCTGACGATCGAGTCGCAGACCGGCCGGGCGGTCGTCCACGCCCTGCGACGGGGGCCCGCCCCCGGGGAGGAGCGGGAGGGCCGGTTGATCGTCCACCCGCTGCCGCCGGGCAGCACCCGCAACCGGGCCCTGGCCGTCGGCGACCTCGACGGCGACGGCCGGCCGGACGTGGTGGCCACCGACCCGAGCAACGCGCAGGTGTTCGTGGTGCTGCAGGACGACGCGGAGTCGGGCCTGGGGGCCCTGACGACCTACCCGGGGCTGGTGGGGGGCTCGGCCCTGAGGCTGGCGGACCTGGACGGCGACGGCCGGGACGAGCTGGTCGTCCTCTCGGAGCAGGAGAAGCAGATCGGCCTGAGCCGGCTGGAGGGCGGCCGCCTGGGCTTCCCCAGGGCCCTGCCGATCACCGGGGGGGACCCGATCGGGCTGGCGACGGCCGACCTGGAGGGGGACGGCTCGGTCGAGGTGCTCTACGTGGCCCGGGAGAAGGTGGAGGGGAAGGACTCGTTCACCCTGCGGGGCCTGAAGCGATCCGAGTCGGGCGAGTTCGCCCCGTTGCGCTGGGGGCAGGTGGACGCCGTGGCGATCGAGGGGCTGACCGGCCCGCCCGAGGACGTGAAGATCCTGGACGTGAACCGGGACGGCCAACTCGACGTGCTGGTCTTCGACCCGTACGCCCCCCCCGCCCTGCTGATCGGCCGGGGGGGCGGCGAGCCCCCCGCCCGCAGCGCCAGCCGCCCCGGCCCCCTGGCCGGGCTGGACCCGAGCGGCCTGACCGTCTCGAAGCTCGACGACGAGGAGGAGATCCTCGTCGCGCAGGGGACCTTCGCCCGGAGCATCGCCCTGGACGCCTCGGGCCAGTGGGAGGTGCGCGACCAGTTCAACGCCGGGCGGACGACCGCCCAGTTGCAGGCCGCCGCGGCGATCGACCTGGACGGCGACGGCAATCGGGAGGTGGCCCTGCTGGACCGGACCTCCAAGGCGCTGCTGATCCTGGAGAAGCCGGAGGACGGGGGCTCGTACCGGACGGTCGGCACGCTGCCGGTCGGCTCGCTGGAATTCCTCGGCATGCACGTCGGCGACTTCGACGGCGACGGCAAGGACGACCTGCTGCTGGCCGGGGCGGACAAGTTCGGCGTGGTGCTGACGAGCGGGGACGGCCGGAGGCTGGAGCGGCTGGCCGGCTTCGCCACCGACCGCGCCGACGGCCGGCTGGCCGACCTGATCGTGGGGGACCTGAACGCCGACGGCCTGGCCGACGTGGTGCTGACCGACACGATCGAGCACTACCTGGACATCGTCCCCTTCGTCGACGGCGAGCTGCGCCCGGGCCTGTCGTTCCAGGTCTTCGAGCAGAAGTCGTTCAACAACCTCGACGACCTGATCGAGCCGAGGGAGATGGCCCTGGGGGACGTGGACGGCGACGGCCGGACGGACCTGGCGCTGATCGTCCACGACCGGATCCTCGTCTACCGCCAGGACACCGGCCCGGCCCCAGAGGCCGAGGTCGCCGGGGAGGACACCGGGGCCGAGGAGACGCCGGCGGCCTCGGGACCGGGGGGCGGCGGACGCTGA
- a CDS encoding SGNH/GDSL hydrolase family protein, whose translation MWAVVRSMSLSVAVSAMPRLVRPDLPGPGGVGAIGDSYTDEYRFYEPDRASALGWVEILALARGLDFGPFSLEDLGPPRHRGFAHNWARSGATSDDAIAEGQHTGLAGQVAEGKVDLCYVFLGGNDFIEALDPDRPCSASSLARVAANAAGNLRTIVGTLLDASPTARIILATVPGLRGLPEIRDRVAAGLIDPAMLDACSVALRRFNAALRALARAEPRVGLADLELEARVAEALFPRFIAVGGARLDRLSPGNAPGHLFLADGRHIGTVGQGLIAQRFARAAFVHFRIGIPPLSHREIVALAGSLAPPAEAELVQAP comes from the coding sequence ATGTGGGCCGTGGTCCGCTCGATGTCGCTCAGCGTCGCCGTCTCCGCCATGCCGAGGCTGGTCCGGCCCGACCTGCCGGGCCCCGGGGGGGTGGGCGCCATCGGCGACAGCTATACCGACGAATACCGCTTCTACGAGCCCGACCGCGCCTCGGCCCTCGGCTGGGTCGAGATCCTCGCCCTGGCCCGGGGCCTGGACTTCGGCCCGTTCTCGCTGGAGGACCTCGGCCCCCCCCGGCACCGGGGCTTCGCCCACAACTGGGCCCGGAGCGGGGCCACCAGCGACGACGCGATCGCCGAGGGGCAGCATACCGGGCTCGCCGGCCAGGTGGCCGAGGGGAAGGTCGACCTCTGCTACGTCTTCCTCGGCGGAAACGACTTCATCGAGGCCCTCGACCCCGACCGTCCCTGCTCCGCCTCCTCGCTGGCCCGGGTCGCCGCCAACGCGGCCGGGAACCTGAGGACGATCGTCGGGACGCTGCTCGACGCCTCCCCCACGGCCCGGATCATCCTCGCCACCGTGCCCGGCCTCCGGGGGCTCCCCGAGATCCGGGATCGGGTCGCCGCCGGCCTGATCGACCCGGCGATGCTCGACGCCTGTTCCGTCGCCCTCCGGCGGTTCAACGCCGCGCTCCGCGCCCTCGCCCGGGCCGAGCCCCGGGTCGGCCTGGCCGATTTGGAGCTGGAGGCGAGGGTGGCCGAGGCCCTCTTCCCCCGGTTCATCGCCGTCGGCGGCGCGCGGCTCGACCGCCTCTCGCCCGGCAACGCCCCGGGCCACCTGTTCCTGGCCGACGGCCGGCACATCGGCACCGTCGGCCAGGGGCTGATCGCCCAGCGGTTCGCCCGGGCCGCCTTCGTCCACTTCCGGATCGGCATCCCCCCGCTCTCCCACCGAGAGATCGTCGCGCTGGCCGGCTCCCTCGCCCCGCCCGCCGAGGCCGAGCTGGTCCAGGCCCCCTGA
- a CDS encoding mechanosensitive ion channel family protein, which translates to MFETWDQFRDVLTSRTILGLPLLRWLVFLGLVVLLASVIRVGLGVARIRLRRLADRTKLPYDDYLCQVVDHTWTASIFAFAAFIALYFVELRGGPGRADTVERTVRTLALVVIFLQAGRWGMGLIDEALRHGFRFANFSETAAQTAHGVVRFFALAGVWTIVAILILGSFGIEITPLLAGLGVGGVAVAFALQQILGDIFCSVAIVLDKPFEVGDFIISGEHMGSVEHIGVKTTRVRSLGGEQIVFPNSDLIGSRVRNYKRMLERRVVFSFGVLYGTKAETLEAIPKVVREIVEGQDQTRFDRAHFAKFGDSSLDFEVVYYVLSPDYNLFMDIQQAINLALFRRMEELGVGFAFPSRSLYVEGNARPFRTEVLLREGSRPRGGDGA; encoded by the coding sequence ATGTTCGAGACCTGGGACCAGTTCCGAGACGTCCTGACCTCCAGGACGATCCTCGGCCTGCCGCTGCTGCGGTGGCTCGTCTTCCTCGGGCTGGTGGTCCTGCTGGCCTCGGTGATCCGGGTGGGACTGGGGGTCGCCCGGATCCGGCTGAGGAGGCTGGCCGACCGGACGAAGTTGCCCTACGACGACTACCTCTGCCAGGTCGTCGACCACACCTGGACGGCCAGCATCTTCGCCTTCGCCGCCTTCATCGCCCTCTACTTCGTCGAGCTTCGAGGGGGTCCCGGCCGGGCGGACACGGTCGAGCGGACGGTCCGGACGCTGGCCCTGGTGGTGATCTTCCTCCAGGCCGGGCGCTGGGGGATGGGGCTGATCGACGAGGCGCTCCGGCACGGCTTCCGCTTCGCCAACTTCAGCGAGACGGCGGCCCAGACGGCCCACGGCGTCGTCCGGTTCTTCGCCCTGGCCGGGGTCTGGACGATCGTGGCGATCCTGATCCTGGGCAGCTTCGGGATCGAGATCACCCCGCTGCTGGCCGGGCTGGGGGTGGGCGGCGTGGCGGTGGCGTTCGCCTTGCAGCAGATCCTTGGGGACATCTTCTGCTCGGTGGCGATCGTGCTGGACAAGCCCTTCGAGGTGGGGGACTTCATCATCAGCGGCGAGCACATGGGCTCGGTCGAGCACATCGGCGTGAAGACGACCCGGGTACGGAGCCTCGGGGGAGAGCAGATCGTCTTCCCCAACTCCGACCTGATCGGCAGCCGGGTCCGCAACTACAAGCGGATGCTCGAACGCCGGGTCGTCTTCTCCTTCGGCGTACTCTACGGCACCAAGGCGGAGACGCTGGAAGCGATCCCGAAGGTCGTCCGGGAGATCGTCGAGGGCCAGGACCAGACCCGGTTCGACCGGGCCCACTTCGCCAAGTTCGGCGACTCGTCGCTCGACTTCGAGGTCGTCTATTACGTCCTGAGCCCCGACTACAACCTGTTCATGGACATCCAGCAGGCGATCAACCTGGCCCTCTTCCGCCGGATGGAGGAACTGGGCGTCGGCTTCGCCTTCCCCTCCCGATCCCTCTACGTCGAAGGCAACGCCCGGCCCTTCCGGACCGAGGTCCTGCTCCGGGAGGGCTCCCGGCCCAGGGGTGGCGACGGCGCCTGA